A single window of Anaerocolumna chitinilytica DNA harbors:
- the rplA gene encoding 50S ribosomal protein L1, whose translation MKRGKKYAEAAKLIDRAVFYDADAAIGLVKKTAVAKFDETVEAHIRLGVDGRHADQQVRGAVVLPHGTGKTVKVLVFAKGDKLAEAEAAGADHVGGEELVPKIQNEGWIDFDVVVATPDMMGVVGRLGRVLGPKGLMPNPKAGTVTMDVAKAVKEIKAGKIEYRLDKTNIIHVPLGKASFSEDQLADNFQTLIGAINKAKPSAAKGQYLKSVTLSSTMGPGVKLNTAKLAQ comes from the coding sequence ATGAAAAGAGGAAAGAAATACGCAGAAGCTGCAAAGCTTATCGACAGAGCTGTTTTTTACGATGCAGATGCTGCTATCGGCTTAGTTAAGAAAACAGCTGTTGCTAAATTTGATGAAACAGTAGAGGCTCATATTAGACTTGGTGTTGACGGACGTCACGCTGATCAGCAAGTTCGTGGTGCAGTAGTACTTCCCCACGGAACAGGTAAAACAGTTAAAGTTTTAGTATTTGCAAAGGGTGATAAGCTTGCAGAAGCTGAAGCAGCTGGCGCAGATCATGTAGGCGGAGAAGAATTAGTGCCTAAGATTCAGAATGAAGGCTGGATTGACTTTGACGTAGTTGTTGCTACACCTGATATGATGGGTGTTGTAGGTCGTTTAGGACGTGTACTCGGACCTAAGGGCTTAATGCCTAACCCCAAAGCCGGAACTGTTACTATGGATGTAGCAAAGGCTGTTAAGGAAATCAAAGCCGGTAAGATCGAATACAGATTAGACAAAACAAATATCATTCACGTGCCGTTGGGAAAAGCTTCATTTAGCGAAGATCAATTAGCGGACAACTTCCAGACGCTTATTGGCGCAATCAATAAAGCAAAACCTTCTGCTGCAAAGGGACAGTATTTAAAGAGCGTTACACTTTCTTCCACAATGGGACCTGGTGTAAAATTAAACACTGCAAAACTTGCTCAGTAA
- the rplL gene encoding 50S ribosomal protein L7/L12: MTTQEFIEAIKSLTVLELNDLVKACEEEFGVSAAAGVVVAGPAAAAEVEEKTEFDVELTDCGPNKVKVIKVVREITGLGLKEAKDLVDGAPKMLKEAASKDEAADIKAKLEAEGAKVTVK; this comes from the coding sequence ATGACAACTCAAGAGTTTATCGAAGCTATTAAGAGCTTAACAGTATTAGAATTAAATGATTTAGTAAAAGCATGTGAAGAAGAATTCGGTGTATCCGCAGCAGCAGGTGTTGTAGTTGCTGGTCCTGCAGCAGCAGCTGAAGTAGAAGAGAAGACAGAATTTGACGTTGAATTAACAGATTGCGGCCCTAACAAAGTTAAGGTTATCAAAGTAGTTCGTGAAATCACAGGCTTAGGCTTAAAAGAAGCTAAAGATCTTGTAGATGGCGCTCCTAAGATGTTAAAAGAAGCAGCATCCAAAGATGAAGCTGCTGATATCAAGGCTAAACTTGAAGCTGAAGGTGCTAAAGTTACAGTTAAATAA
- the rplJ gene encoding 50S ribosomal protein L10: MAKVELKQPIVEEIKGYVDQAKAIVAVDYRGLTVEEDTKLRKQLREAGVVYKVYKNTLLKRAFEGTVYESLVKHLEGPTAVAFGIEDATAPARIINDNIKTSPKLEFKAGVVDGSYYDEKGIQVIATIPSREVLISKLLGSLQSPVTNLARVLKQIAEKQSEVA; the protein is encoded by the coding sequence ATGGCAAAAGTAGAATTAAAACAACCTATTGTTGAAGAGATTAAGGGATACGTTGATCAGGCAAAGGCAATCGTTGCTGTTGACTATCGTGGTCTTACGGTAGAAGAAGATACAAAACTTCGTAAACAGTTAAGAGAAGCTGGCGTTGTATATAAAGTATACAAAAATACTTTGTTAAAGCGTGCATTTGAAGGAACTGTATATGAGAGCCTTGTAAAACACTTAGAAGGACCTACTGCAGTAGCTTTCGGAATTGAAGATGCTACCGCTCCTGCAAGAATCATCAATGATAATATTAAGACTTCTCCTAAGTTAGAGTTCAAAGCAGGTGTTGTTGATGGAAGCTATTATGATGAAAAAGGCATCCAGGTTATCGCAACAATTCCTTCAAGAGAAGTACTTATTTCCAAGTTACTTGGAAGCTTACAGTCACCTGTTACCAATCTTGCTCGTGTTCTTAAGCAAATCGCTGAGAAACAGTCAGAAGTAGCATAG
- the rplK gene encoding 50S ribosomal protein L11 — MAKKVTGYIKLQIPAAKATPAPPVGPALGQHGVNIVQFTKEFNARTADQEGMIIPVVITVYADRSFSFITKTPPAAILLKKACNLKSGSAVPNKTKVATITKAEVRKIAELKMPDLNAANIDTATSMIAGTARSMGITVVD; from the coding sequence ATGGCAAAGAAAGTTACAGGATATATTAAATTACAGATTCCCGCTGCAAAGGCAACACCCGCACCGCCTGTTGGACCTGCTTTAGGTCAGCACGGTGTTAATATTGTGCAGTTTACAAAGGAATTCAATGCTAGAACCGCAGATCAGGAAGGAATGATTATTCCTGTTGTTATCACTGTATATGCAGACAGAAGCTTTAGCTTCATCACAAAGACTCCTCCGGCTGCTATTCTTTTAAAGAAAGCTTGCAACTTAAAATCTGGCTCTGCAGTTCCTAACAAGACTAAGGTTGCTACAATAACCAAAGCCGAAGTAAGAAAGATTGCAGAATTAAAGATGCCTGATTTAAATGCTGCAAACATTGATACAGCTACGAGTATGATAGCTGGTACTGCAAGAAGTATGGGAATTACCGTAGTTGACTAA